A window of Mytilus trossulus isolate FHL-02 unplaced genomic scaffold, PNRI_Mtr1.1.1.hap1 h1tg000138l__unscaffolded, whole genome shotgun sequence contains these coding sequences:
- the LOC134700445 gene encoding cell division cycle protein 20 homolog, with protein MSQFNFENELNSVLRMDAPMSKGPSIRWQRKEECNASVNSSLNISTASKTPMKNVNRSVNNPKTPSTGSGSKTPKSQGKSKTPAKAPKTPSGGDRFIPNRNATQFDLGHFKIMNDGKGENPELLSPSQKEFQKVMSENLNGADIMSNKIISYKNKAPSAPEGYQNNLRVLYSSCKSPVSTAKKTTRNIPQFPERILDAPDIVDDYYLNLLDWSVTNQLAVCLGGSVYLWNAESGDINQLMQVESQEDYIGAVSWVKEGNYLALGTSSGEVQLWDVTAGKRLRNMPGHASRVGSLAWNSYILSSGSRSGSIHHHDVRVANHHIGTLNGHTQEVCGLQWSPDGRHLASGGNDNVLNIWPAHIGSLVSETSPIYTFTQHQAAVKALAWCPWQPNLLASGGGTADRHIRFWNCSTGTCAQSVDTKSQVCALLWSKDYKELISSHGFALNQLTIWKYPSLTKVSELTGHTARVLHMAMSPDGSTVVSAGADETLRLWKCFAVDDDKKKKQQQKSSSKDSSRVLSMTSKIR; from the exons ATGTCACAGTTTAACTTTGAGAATGAATTGAATAGTGTCCTCAGAATGGATGCTCCAATGTCAAAAGGACCATCAATTCGATGGCAACGGAAAGAGGAATGCAATGCTTCAGTCAACAGCTCCCTGAACATCAGCACTGCTTCCAAAACACCGATGAAAAATGTCAACAGATCTGTAAATAATCCTAAAACACCATCAACTGGGTCTGGATCAAAAACACCTAAATCTCAAG GGAAATCCAAGACTCCAGCTAAAGCACCAAAGACTCCAAGTGGTGGAGATAGATTTATTCCTAACAGGAATGCTACACAGTTTGACCTTGGTCATTTCAAGATAATGAATGATGGGAAAGGAGAGAATCCAGAATTATTAAGTCCATCACAGAAAGAGTTCCAGAAAGTTATGAGTGAAAATTTAAATGGGGCTGACATAATGAGTAACAAGATCATTTCCTACAAAAACAAAGCTCCAAGTGCTCCAGAAG GTTACCAGAACAACTTACGAGTGTTGTACAGCTCTTGTAAATCACCTGTGAGTACAGCCAAGAAGACAACACGAAATATACCACAGTTTCCAGAAAGGATTCTAGATGCTCCTGATATAGTTGATGACTACT ACTTGAACTTATTAGATTGGTCAGTAACAAACCAATTAGCAGTGTGTCTTGGTGGCAGTGTGTATCTATGGAATGCTGAATCAGGAGATATAAATCAATTAATGCAGGTGGAAAGTCAAGAAGATTATATTGGTGCAGTGTCATGGGTCAAGGAGGGAAACTATTTGGCATTAGGAACTAGTAGTGGTGAAGTACAG CTCTGGGATGTTACAGCAGGAAAAAGACTTAGAAATATGCCAGGCCATGCATCTAGAGTTGGTTCTCTTGCATGGAACTCATATATACTCAgcag tgGATCTAGAAGTGGTAGCATTCATCATCATGATGTAAGAGTAGCCAATCACCATATAGGTACCCTCAATGGTCATACACAGGAAGTGTGTGGTCTGCAGTGGTCACCTGATGGTAGACATTTAGCCAGCGGTGGAAATGATAACGTACTCAACATCTGGCCAGCACATATTGGAAGTCTTGTGTCAGAGACTTCAccaatatatacatttacacaGCATCAAGCTGCAGTCAAA gCTTTAGCATGGTGTCCATGGCAACCAAATCTTCTAGCCAGTGGAGGAGGCACAGCTGACAGACATATACGTTTCTGGAACTGTAGTACTGGTACATGTGCCCAAAGTGTAGACACTAAATCACag GTCTGTGCTCTGTTGTGGTCGAAAGATTATAAAGAATTGATTTCTAGTCATGGGTTTGCTTTAAATCAGCTGACAATATGGAAGTATCCTTCACTAACTAAAGTATCAGAATTAACAG GTCACACAGCTAGAGTATTACACATGGCAATGTCACCAGACGGGTCAACAGTTGTGTCAGCAGGTGCTGATGAAACTTTAAGGTTGTGGAAATGTTTTGCAGTTGATGACgataagaagaaaaaacaacaacagaaatcTTCATCAAAAGACAGTAGTAGAGTTTTATCAATGACATCAAAGATTAGATAa
- the LOC134700326 gene encoding trafficking protein particle complex subunit 5-like, which translates to MASITKQKPSPLDKPLSKGKAEVNIATFALLFSEMVQYCQNRVYSVSELQTKLSEMGQHVGSHLLDLLFVREQGYKRETKLLKMLLFIKTNFWKTLYGKEADRLEHSNDDERTYYIIETEHLVNKFISVPKDKAKLNCAAFTAGIIEAVLNGANFPCKVTAHWHKGTTFMIEFDESVIARDKMVEGR; encoded by the exons ATGGCGTCGATAACAAAACAGAAACCCAGTCCACTTGACAAACCTTTAAGTAAAGGAAAAGCAGAG GTCAATATTGCAACTTTTGCtttattattttctgaaatGGTGCAGTATTGCCAGAATAGAGTATACAGTGTATCAGAGCTCCAAACAAA GCTGTCTGAGATGGGACAACATGTGGGTTCACATTTATTAGACTTGCTGTTTGTTAGAGAACAAGGATATAAGAGAGAAACAAAGCTACTCAAAATGTTACTGTTCATCAAGACTAATTTTTGGAag ACTTTATATGGAAAAGAAGCAGACAGATTAGAACATTCTAACGATGATGAAAGAACAT ATTATATAATTGAAACCGAACATCTGGTCAACAAATTTATATCAGTACCAAAAGATAAAG cAAAATTAAACTGTGCAGCATTTACAGCAGGTATTATAGAGGCTGTTCTAAATGGAGCTAATTTT CCTTGTAAAGTGACAGCTCATTGGCATAAAGGAACAACATTTATGATAGAATTTGATGAATCAGTTATAGCAAGAGATAAAATGGTAGAAGGCAGATAA